One region of Bombus affinis isolate iyBomAffi1 chromosome 3, iyBomAffi1.2, whole genome shotgun sequence genomic DNA includes:
- the LOC126914429 gene encoding CCAAT/enhancer-binding protein gamma, with protein sequence MAPKNKENNTSGNKKKRQISEEEDDEDYRRRRDRNNQAVKRSRVKSKLRTQQTLERVNQLKTENELLEEKIKMLTKELGFLKDLFLAHAGSSQHSVSFQDVDLNALLAEDTKPMEQVKETSKS encoded by the exons ATGGCAcccaaaaataaagaaaataatacatctggaaataagaagaaaagaCAAATTTCTGAAGAAGAAGATGATGAAGATTATCGACGGCGCAGAGACAGAAATAATCAA GCTGTAAAGCGTTCTAGAGTTAAAAGTAAATTACGTACACAACAAACATTGGAACGTGTAAATCAGTTAAAAACAGAGAATGAATTACTTGAGGAAAAAATTAAGATGCTTACAAAAGAATTAGGGTTTTTGAAAGACCTTTTCCTTGCACATGCAG GTTCTAGCCAACATTCTGTAAGTTTTCAAGATGTAGACTTAAATGCTCTTTTGGCTGAAGATACAAAACCCATGGAACAGGTGAAAGAGACATCTAAGTCATAG
- the LOC126914411 gene encoding fatty acid 2-hydroxylase isoform X2 — MEKTTDSICDVRKRTTESKSELQSTENKQNDDFLINYQNQCYNIQKFLRYHPGGSKILRYFKNRSLEKAFEEFPHSQAAFHLLQDFTLNEEKYQKYENLIDWDKAILGQVGSLGHHYWEWVNLPVYRDIKLFKSNILESLTITPWYLIPIVWIPMSLYFFYNGLARIAAINTESTVFEPLTSFIFGIFIWTMLEYVLHREIFHYKPPDNSKLLITLHFLLHGVHHKAPFDTRRLVFPILPALLVAKLLLMIYNVVFPQTIFYFVLSGTLTGYIFYDLVHYYLHHGAPKFGTYMYLMKRNHNYHHFLHHDLGFGITSKLWDYIFRTNICLRQLLKPIEW, encoded by the exons ATGGAGAAGACCACGGACTCTATTTGCGATGTACGCAAACGTACCACAGAATCGAAATCTGAATTACAATCAACCGAAAATAAGCAAAACGATGACTTTTTAATTAACTATCAAAATCAATGTTACAATATACAAAAGTTTCTTCGGTATCACCCCGGTGGATCGAAGATATTGAGATACTTTAAAAATCGAAGCTTAGAGAAGGCGTTCGAAGAATTTCCCCACTCGCAAGCGGCATTCCACCTGTTGCAGGACTTCACGTTGAATgaagaaaaatatcaaaaatacgAA AATCTGATCGATTGGGACAAAGCTATACTCGGACAAGTAGGTTCACTGGGTCATCATTATTGGGAATGGGTCAATTTACCAGTGTATAGGGATATTAAACTTTTCAAGTCAAATATCTTAGAAAGTTTAACAATTACTCCTTGGTATCTGATACCGATAGTATGGATTCCGATGTCTCTTTACTTCTTTTATAACGGATTGGCACGCATCGCTGCCATCAATACCG AAAGCACCGTGTTTGAACCTTTAACTTCGTTTATATTCGGTATATTCATATGGACTATGTTAGAATACGTACTTCATCGTGAAATTTTTCACTATAAACCACCCGATAACtcgaaattacttattacttTGCACTTTTTACTACACGGTGTTCATCACAAG GCGCCATTTGATACAAGAAGATTAGTATTTCCTATTCTACCAGCTTTATTGGTAGCAAAACTGTTACTAATGATTTATAATGTGGTGTTTCCACAAacgattttttattttgtactcTCTGGTACATTGACAG GCTATATATTTTACGACTTAGTACATTATTATCTACATCATGGCGCGCCGAAGTTTGGAACATATATGTACTTAATGAAAAGGAATCATAACTATCATCATTTTTTACATCATGATCTAG GTTTTGGTATCACCAGTAAACTATGGGATTATATATTCAGAACGAATATTTGTTTGCGGCAATTGTTAAAGCCCATTGAATGGTAA
- the LOC126914425 gene encoding NF-kappa-B inhibitor-interacting Ras-like protein has translation MGKTTKVVVCGMKGVGKTALLEQLIYGNVNVKTEIHPTIEDIYVANIETDRGTKEKVRFYDTAGLESPQNNANNQQLPRHYLGFADGYVLVYDTAKPESLDVLFPLKKDIDRNKDKKEIIMIVIGNRTKAEEESHSLENIASKAANWCTREKLKHYEVNVMDRASLFEAFVNLSSRLNPPTNKSTFPQLSMGRKNIKVDGL, from the exons ATGGGGAAAACAACAAAAGTAGTTGTTTGTGGAATGAAAGGAGTAGGAAAGACTGCATTGTTGGAACAACTCATATATGGAAATGTCAACGTCAAGACA gaAATTCACCCTACGATCGAAGATATTTATGTCGCAAATATAGAAACTGATCGCGGTACGAAAGAAAAAGTGCGATTTTATGACACTGCGGGACTGGAATCTCCTCAGAATAATGCAAATAATCAGCAACTACCTCGACATTACCTTGGCTTTGCTGATGGATACGTTTTAGTTTACGATACCGCAAAACCTGAATCTTTGGATGTGTTGTTCCCATTGAAAAAGGACATTGATAGGAATAAagacaaaaaagaaataatcatgaTCGTTATTGGAAATCGAACTAAAGCTGAGGAAGAATCTCATAGTTTGGAGAATATAGCAAGCAAAGCTGCAAATTGGTGTACTAGAGAGAAACTGAAACATTATGAGGTAAATGTTATGGATAGAGCAAGTTTGTTTGAAGCATTCGTTAATTTATCGTCTAGATTAAATCCTCCTACAAATAAGAGCACATTCCCACAGTTAAGTATGGGTAGAAAAAACATAAAAGTTGATGGACTTTAA
- the LOC126914411 gene encoding fatty acid 2-hydroxylase isoform X1 — translation MEKTTDSICDVRKRTTESKSELQSTENKQNDDFLINYQNQCYNIQKFLRYHPGGSKILRYFKNRSLEKAFEEFPHSQAAFHLLQDFTLNEEKYQKYENLIDWDKAILGQVGSLGHHYWEWVNLPVYRDIKLFKSNILESLTITPWYLIPIVWIPMSLYFFYNGLARIAAINTESTVFEPLTSFIFGIFIWTMLEYVLHREIFHYKPPDNSKLLITLHFLLHGVHHKAPFDTRRLVFPILPALLVAKLLLMIYNVVFPQTIFYFVLSGTLTGTGIKIFIFIDFIININDVSNVKKICLIGYIFYDLVHYYLHHGAPKFGTYMYLMKRNHNYHHFLHHDLGFGITSKLWDYIFRTNICLRQLLKPIEW, via the exons ATGGAGAAGACCACGGACTCTATTTGCGATGTACGCAAACGTACCACAGAATCGAAATCTGAATTACAATCAACCGAAAATAAGCAAAACGATGACTTTTTAATTAACTATCAAAATCAATGTTACAATATACAAAAGTTTCTTCGGTATCACCCCGGTGGATCGAAGATATTGAGATACTTTAAAAATCGAAGCTTAGAGAAGGCGTTCGAAGAATTTCCCCACTCGCAAGCGGCATTCCACCTGTTGCAGGACTTCACGTTGAATgaagaaaaatatcaaaaatacgAA AATCTGATCGATTGGGACAAAGCTATACTCGGACAAGTAGGTTCACTGGGTCATCATTATTGGGAATGGGTCAATTTACCAGTGTATAGGGATATTAAACTTTTCAAGTCAAATATCTTAGAAAGTTTAACAATTACTCCTTGGTATCTGATACCGATAGTATGGATTCCGATGTCTCTTTACTTCTTTTATAACGGATTGGCACGCATCGCTGCCATCAATACCG AAAGCACCGTGTTTGAACCTTTAACTTCGTTTATATTCGGTATATTCATATGGACTATGTTAGAATACGTACTTCATCGTGAAATTTTTCACTATAAACCACCCGATAACtcgaaattacttattacttTGCACTTTTTACTACACGGTGTTCATCACAAG GCGCCATTTGATACAAGAAGATTAGTATTTCCTATTCTACCAGCTTTATTGGTAGCAAAACTGTTACTAATGATTTATAATGTGGTGTTTCCACAAacgattttttattttgtactcTCTGGTACATTGACAGGTactggtattaaaatatttatatttattgattttatcATAAATATCAATGATGTATcaaatgtaaaaaaaatttgtCTCATAGGCTATATATTTTACGACTTAGTACATTATTATCTACATCATGGCGCGCCGAAGTTTGGAACATATATGTACTTAATGAAAAGGAATCATAACTATCATCATTTTTTACATCATGATCTAG GTTTTGGTATCACCAGTAAACTATGGGATTATATATTCAGAACGAATATTTGTTTGCGGCAATTGTTAAAGCCCATTGAATGGTAA